In the genome of Chitinivorax tropicus, one region contains:
- a CDS encoding DUF3369 domain-containing protein: MSGGDNADDSWIIDDDAGAEPSNPLENKPWRVLIVDDEADVHSVTKLALRNVTFKGRPLELLSAYTGREAAAVLRADREIALVLLDVVMESDDAGLKLVELIRGDINNQLVRIVLRTGQPGQAPEQRVIVDYDINDYKAKTELTTQKLFTTVIASLRAYEGLVTIERSRAGLSKILEGATNLYQVHSLRELASGVLNQISAILDVGADGMLCVVQNRQGAGMMPQVIAATGNYTAMSDDHQIMDEQPAAKAVARALAEGRSVFDHPLDVLYTKTMQGHEFAILVTPPWPLADIQRDLLEVFCNRIAAAFDNLYLYDQLRKAQEATVSALADLAEFRDKDTGGHVQRVRLLTDAITRILYQQGKFSNDLTPEFLEMVGIASILHDVGKVGTPDRVLLKPARHTPEERAIMEEHAEIGEVVLARASEMVDGTSYLTFGAQIAGYHHEHVDGSGYPRGLKRDEIPLAARIVAVVDVFDALLHRRPYKEPWPLVEVMQYISERSGKQFDPDVVDALAFCVKDGLPAWLQDGE; encoded by the coding sequence ATGAGTGGTGGGGATAATGCAGATGACAGCTGGATCATTGATGACGATGCGGGTGCTGAGCCCTCCAACCCGCTTGAAAACAAGCCGTGGCGGGTATTGATCGTTGATGATGAAGCCGATGTCCACTCGGTGACCAAACTGGCATTGCGGAATGTGACATTCAAGGGAAGGCCACTGGAGCTGTTGTCTGCCTACACCGGACGGGAAGCCGCCGCCGTTTTGCGGGCCGATCGTGAGATAGCGCTGGTGCTGTTGGATGTGGTGATGGAGTCTGATGATGCGGGCCTGAAGCTGGTCGAGCTGATCCGTGGTGACATCAACAACCAGCTGGTGCGCATTGTGTTGCGTACCGGCCAGCCAGGTCAGGCGCCTGAGCAACGGGTGATCGTTGACTACGACATCAATGATTACAAAGCCAAGACCGAGCTGACCACGCAAAAGCTGTTCACCACGGTGATCGCCTCGTTACGGGCCTATGAGGGATTGGTGACGATCGAGCGCAGTCGGGCTGGGCTGTCCAAGATCCTGGAGGGGGCCACCAACCTCTATCAAGTGCATTCCTTGCGTGAGTTGGCTTCCGGCGTGCTCAATCAGATCAGTGCCATTCTGGATGTCGGGGCAGATGGCATGCTGTGTGTGGTTCAGAACCGGCAGGGCGCGGGCATGATGCCGCAAGTCATCGCCGCGACCGGCAATTACACCGCCATGTCGGACGACCACCAGATCATGGATGAGCAGCCTGCAGCCAAAGCGGTGGCGCGGGCGCTGGCGGAAGGGCGTAGTGTATTCGACCATCCGCTGGATGTGCTGTACACCAAGACCATGCAAGGGCATGAGTTCGCCATTCTGGTCACGCCACCGTGGCCGCTGGCGGACATCCAGCGCGACTTGCTGGAGGTGTTCTGCAACCGGATCGCCGCCGCATTCGATAACCTATATCTCTACGACCAATTGCGCAAAGCGCAGGAAGCCACGGTTTCCGCATTGGCTGATCTGGCTGAATTCCGCGACAAGGACACGGGGGGGCATGTGCAGCGGGTGCGCCTATTGACCGATGCCATTACGCGGATACTGTATCAGCAAGGTAAATTCAGTAACGACCTGACGCCCGAGTTTCTGGAAATGGTCGGTATCGCCAGTATTCTCCACGACGTGGGCAAGGTTGGGACGCCAGATCGTGTTTTGCTCAAACCGGCCCGGCATACACCGGAGGAGCGGGCGATCATGGAGGAGCATGCTGAGATCGGTGAGGTGGTATTGGCTCGCGCCTCTGAAATGGTGGATGGCACCAGCTATCTGACATTCGGTGCCCAGATCGCAGGCTATCACCATGAACATGTCGATGGCAGCGGCTACCCCAGGGGGCTCAAAAGGGATGAAATTCCGCTTGCTGCGCGGATCGTGGCCGTGGTGGATGTCTTTGATGCATTGCTGCACCGGCGACCATACAAGGAGCCTTGGCCATTGGTGGAAGTCATGCAGTACATCAGTGAACGCAGCGGCAAACAGTTTGACCCTGATGTCGTGGATGCACTGGCGTTCTGCGTCAAGGATGGGCTGCCAGCCTGGCTGCAGGACGGCGAGTGA